A stretch of Caenibius tardaugens NBRC 16725 DNA encodes these proteins:
- a CDS encoding VirB3 family type IV secretion system protein — protein MLDVAEPIAGFHAPVHRALTEPILLGGAPRALAIVNGTLAGAIGLGLRLWIAGLVIWAIGHGLSVWAARRDPQFVDVARRHLRLPVWMRP, from the coding sequence ATGCTCGACGTGGCCGAACCGATCGCGGGTTTCCATGCTCCCGTTCACCGGGCGCTGACCGAGCCGATACTGCTCGGCGGTGCCCCGCGGGCGCTCGCCATCGTCAACGGAACGCTGGCGGGCGCGATCGGCCTCGGCCTGCGGCTGTGGATCGCAGGCCTGGTCATCTGGGCCATCGGCCACGGGCTGTCCGTCTGGGCCGCCCGCCGCGACCCGCAATTCGTGGACGTGGCCCGCCGCCACCTCCGCTTGCCTGTTTGGATGCGGCCATGA